One segment of Saprospiraceae bacterium DNA contains the following:
- the tcmP gene encoding three-Cys-motif partner protein TcmP, protein MYTVKEDCNTKLKALAGFLQTSKGKPYKILAFIDPCGMQLEWDAIQCLKNLSIDTWVLVPTGMGVSRLLKNDGNISDAWLGKLEVFLGMGRDEIRQFFYKEKEVQTLFGPETVVTKEERAIEKSAELYRSRLGAIFKFVSETYVLKTESNTTLFHFLMASNNPSAVKIANEIVRKYNTIT, encoded by the coding sequence ATTTATACTGTAAAAGAAGACTGTAACACAAAGCTAAAAGCCCTTGCAGGCTTTCTTCAGACTTCCAAAGGCAAGCCTTATAAGATTCTCGCTTTTATAGACCCGTGCGGAATGCAATTAGAATGGGATGCAATTCAGTGTTTGAAGAATCTCTCGATTGATACGTGGGTTTTAGTTCCAACTGGCATGGGGGTCAGTCGTCTTTTAAAAAATGACGGAAACATCTCGGATGCTTGGCTTGGGAAACTAGAGGTTTTTTTGGGAATGGGTAGAGATGAAATTCGACAGTTCTTTTACAAAGAAAAGGAAGTACAAACGCTATTTGGTCCCGAAACAGTTGTGACAAAAGAAGAGAGAGCGATTGAGAAATCGGCCGAACTTTATCGAAGTAGGCTTGGCGCGATTTTCAAATTTGTCTCTGAAACATACGTTTTGAAAACCGAATCAAATACTACTCTTTTTCATTTCCTCATGGCCTCCAATAACCCAAGCGCAGTAAAAATAGCCAATGAAATCGTTAGAAAATACAACACAATAACCTGA
- a CDS encoding phage Gp37/Gp68 family protein codes for MTWNPTTGCTKISQGCKFCYAEVLTRRLKAMGLEKYKDGFKVVKTHPEELLRPYEWKSPKVVFVNSMSDLFHEDVPLDYIKMVFGVMNDCRQHQFQVLTKRAERLAEVAGELTWTENIWMGVSVENQKVENRIQYLKQTPALIKFLSLEPLIGPLPNLDLWGIDWVIVGGESGRKPRPIKTEWVLDIKNQCETARVAFFFKQWGGTNKKKSGRLLEGRTYDGMPKLTQPIAF; via the coding sequence ATGACTTGGAACCCAACTACGGGATGCACCAAGATTTCGCAAGGGTGTAAATTCTGCTATGCCGAGGTATTGACAAGGCGGCTGAAAGCCATGGGGTTGGAGAAATACAAAGATGGATTCAAGGTGGTAAAGACGCACCCGGAAGAATTATTGCGACCTTACGAGTGGAAAAGCCCCAAAGTTGTTTTCGTCAACAGCATGAGCGACCTCTTTCATGAAGATGTTCCACTCGACTACATCAAAATGGTGTTTGGCGTGATGAACGACTGCCGTCAGCATCAGTTTCAGGTTTTGACCAAACGAGCCGAACGATTGGCAGAAGTCGCTGGTGAACTGACTTGGACAGAAAATATCTGGATGGGCGTATCAGTTGAAAATCAGAAAGTTGAGAACCGAATTCAGTATTTGAAACAAACGCCAGCCCTCATCAAATTCCTTTCTCTTGAACCACTTATTGGTCCTTTACCGAACCTCGACCTTTGGGGAATTGATTGGGTTATCGTCGGCGGGGAGAGCGGTCGCAAACCTCGCCCGATAAAAACGGAATGGGTGTTAGACATTAAAAATCAATGCGAAACAGCCAGAGTAGCTTTCTTTTTCAAGCAATGGGGCGGCACCAACAAGAAAAAATCAGGTAGATTATTGGAGGGCAGGACGTATGACGGGATGCCCAAATTGACGCAACCGATAGCATTTTAG